The proteins below are encoded in one region of Nilaparvata lugens isolate BPH chromosome X, ASM1435652v1, whole genome shotgun sequence:
- the LOC111061705 gene encoding uncharacterized protein LOC111061705: protein MSQSASARFSADEDELLIEFVQKEDMLYDLKHKEFKNSTKKDLLWNEIGRRLEKEGSECKKRWKSMRDHYKREKKEEKGTTGKAAKKKRAQYWQRLQFLDTVEDERTSFTNVVTTSDVGASSETPQQGIPEEYEEDASMEHRSQELSPHTSSQHTEQTNTTPSQHEKRSELEFHCRNPKQRKDSSVLQKYLQERKEDRNHLKRCLEGLMTYPGPPQNETEIDMFFKTMAATVKKFRPDLATQTKASVFKIFNDMEVLNQRLSIPGDSGFTDIQYDNNQLRPSPSSTFSPWSTPHSSHTQASDPYSNIVSQAFQTALVGTENNE, encoded by the exons ATGTCCCAAAGCGCATCAGCGAGGTTTTCGGCAGACGAGGACGAATTGTTAATTGAGTTCGTCCAAAAGGAAGATATGTTATATGACCTTAAACATAAAGAATTTAAAAACTCGACGAAGAAAGACCTGTTGTGGAATGAAATAGGGAGAAGATTGGAAAAAGAAG GGAGTGAGTGCAAGAAACGGTGGAAAAGTATGAGGGACCACTACAAAagggagaaaaaagaagaaaaaggtaCAACAGGGAAAGCTGCTAAGAAGAAAAGAGCTCAGTACTGGCAACGGTTGCAGTTTTTAGACACTGTGGAGGATGAAAGAACGAGTTTTACAAATGTTGTTACCACATCTGACGTTGGAGCATCATCTGAAACTCCACAACAAGGCATTCCAGAAGAGTATGAGGAGGATGCTTCAATGGAACATAGGTCCCAGGAATTATCTCCGCATACATCATCTCAGCATACTGAACAGACAAATACAACCCCATCCCAACATGAAAAAAGGTCTGAACTTGAATTTCACTGTCGAAATCCGAAACAAAGGAAAGACAGTTCTGTTCTCCAAAAATATTTGCAGGAAAGAAAGGAAGACAGGAACCATTTAAAGAGATGTCTTGAAGGTCTTATGACATACCCAGGACCTCCGCAAAATGAAACTGAAATTGATATGTTCTTCAAAACAATGGCCGCAACTGTTAAAAAATTCCGACCAGATCTTGCCACCCAGACTAAAGCGAgtgttttcaaaatattcaacgaTATGGAAGTGCTGAACCAGCGACTGTCTATCCCTGGTGACAGTGGATTCACAGATATTCAGTATGATAACAACCAATTGAGACCGTCACCCTCCTCAACATTCTCACCCTGGTCCACTCCACATTCATCTCACACACAAGCTTCGGACCCCTACTCCAATATCGTTTCTCAGGCCTTCCAAACGGCCTTAGTAGGCACAGAGAACAATGAATAA
- the LOC111052292 gene encoding uncharacterized protein LOC111052292, producing MVSESTTGNKDVTLQELAGVLEVIAGNQTSMKENIKKMELELGKSIESCHQAINDINKKFDEQNKQISTCLINIDKLSTEVASLRKENAELKERVEDMEQYSRSNMLEINGIPKKQDEDVTEIICRMSEALGHKIKADAIDICHRLKQRNENLPPPIVVKFVRRTDKQVILNKRKVTRQFSTKQMGETTDHPVYVNESLAPTRRRIFTMAREIFKRGDIKYLWIKEGKILARKEDGTPVIELKNSEQVKKLSVISASKQPGNQENNSVSTVNKNVIRDK from the coding sequence ATGGTGAGTGAATCGACAACAGGAAACAAGGACGTGACTCTCCAAGAACTCGCAGGAGTTCTTGAGGTAATTGCAGGAAATCAGACGTCGATGAAGGAGAATATTAAGAAAATGGAGTTGGAGCTTGGGAAATCAATTGAATCATGTCATCAGGCGATTAACGACATTaataagaagtttgatgaacaAAACAAGCAAATTAGCACATGCCTCATCAACATCGATAAGCTTTCAACAGAAGTAGCTAGCCTCaggaaagaaaatgcagaacTGAAGGAACGCGTCGAGGATATGGAACAATACTCAAGATCGAACATGCTGGAAATAAATGGTATACCCAAAAAACAGGATGAAGATGTAACAGAAATCATTTGTAGAATGAGCGAAGCATTAGGACACAAAATAAAAGCAGATGCAATCGACATTTGTCACAGACTTAAACAACGAAATGAAAACCTACCTCCACCAATCGTTGTCAAGTTCGTTCGTAGAACAGACAAAcaagtaatattgaataaaaggaaAGTTACGAGGCAgttttctacaaagcagatgggAGAAACAACGGACCATCCAGTCTATGTGAATGAAAGTCTAGCACCTACGCGAAGAAGGATTTTCACCATGGCGAGAGAGATCTTCAAAAGAGGCGACATCAAATACCTATGGATCAAGGAAGGGAAGATTCTAGCTAGGAAAGAAGACGGAACACCAGTTATTGAACTCAAGAACagtgaacaagtgaaaaagttGAGCGTGATAAGTGCATCAAAGCAGCCAGGTAACCAAGAAAATAACAGTGTCAGTACcgtaaataaaaatgtcatcagAGATAAGTAA